The region GCTGGGCAAGGAGCCAGTTGTGGGTTTGGAATGAGGGGTCAGAAATCTCGATCTGGACCGGGGATAATGAGGGGGTTTGAAGGTGGTCAAATGCCGCTTTATAGAAGACTCCCTAAGCTTAGAGGAATTGCCGGAGGTATCATCCATTttctttcattcattcattccaaTCTCTTTGTTGAAATTCTTTGTTTAGATTTGTGTATATACAAACTTTGATGTTTAGCTCTTGCGAAATAGGACTTAGCCTCTTATATTGAAAAATATGAACCGATTTAGTCCTTTTTCTAATTATGCCCCACAGTTTTTAAGTTTTTGTTCTAATCTAGAACCAAAATTGTTGTTGAAATGATGAGATGGATAGTGAAAAAGTACATTGGACCTTTGGTACGGTGACGTGGGGTGGACCTACAAGGTTAACTAACACTCCAACGTTCAAGTCAGTGAGATAATCAAAGTGATGTAAGAGTGGGAATGAATTTGAATGCATGATAATGACTTGCTTTTCTCTTTATATGCCGGGAGCAGTTAAAATCGTCCGTTAGGGATGCAGCGTGCTATGCACACAAATGTTTGATTGATCTTGACGGTGGGTGATGCATCGAAGGGTGGAGTTATCTACTTTGGGTGAGAATGGGGGAACACTTGTTTCTCACGTTTGCTTCATTCACTCTTGCCTCTGGGCGTTTTACCTTGGGCCTAGCGGACAGCCTAGAGCAACTTTTATGCTTGTTTTCGATGGAGCAAAATAATATTTAAGTCAATATGTATGTGTTTTATTGGTTTTGGTGGATGTTTACTAACCAAATATTTTGATTTGAAGGACTAAATTGATTGATATTATTTAATTTAAAGGACTAATTTGCTATTTCGTAGATTTGAGGCACTGAACTGTCTGACTCTTACGATTTCAAAGACAAAAATGTCAGTTTACTTTACTCTTTCTTTAATCTATATAAGTGATGTCAATGGCGGATGGAGGTCCATTGTGGAGAGCCAATATCCTGACATATCGGCCGCTTTGCAGCACCATTAGAGCGGATTATGGCGGAAAAACCCACAATATCGATCAATATTTATCATTGCAGCGAGTCCGAAAACCGCCATGTATATCTGCCATAACGCTGCCATGGCGGATATTTGATAACATTGATCTGTATTACTATCAAGGGCAGTCTTTGGGATAATTTAGGATCCTACTTTCAGGGAGTGCTCAAGAAAGATGCTACTTGTAACCACATTAGTAGGAAAAAAGCGTTGGTTAGAATGAGGGGGTTATGATTCCTGGATGCAAATTGATTATGCCATTGTTTGGGTTTGTGTTTCTCATGCCTTTCTCGCGTTCCACTATTTGTTTGATGTGAAAATTGAAGAAGCTACAACTAGTATCTTTGCTTGGACGTGCGTAAAATGTCTTTTTTACGCGGTTCCAAACACACACTACATATACTTGCTGCAATGCATACATGACATTTGATAGTCATGAAGTTCTTATCCCCTATGGAGACAGGGTATGCTTATTATAGGAGCTAGATATGATGTCGAATTTGAATACTTGTAATATGTTGGTTTTTGAAGAGAATTGTAGTTTATTCACTTCATTAACATCTTAAAATGGCGATTCTTGTCTAAAGAGAATCATGGCATTTTGGACTATTAATAACACATATGCATGTGCATAAATCTCTATTTGatgttctttcttttctttttctaaacAAATAATAAGGTATGCATGCGGGATTGCCAAAATATGTCAACGTAAATCTTACCGACATTGAAAACGCTGGATTTCAAGATGGGGAAGAGGTGTCTTTGGAGACACTGAAGGCGAAACGCGTGATCAACCCTTCAGGAAGAGAACGGAAACTTCCTTTAAAGGTACATATTGCTTGTTTGTTTAATGACATCTAAATTTCTTCAATTAGTTGCTGTCTTCCCTTTCTATTAACCCTTAGATGTTCTTTTACATAGTCTTCTGGTCCAGTTCGGACATATATATGTTGTTTAGGTGTGATATTTATATTAATTCAAACGTAATATTTTGGTTGATATGTTTGTGGTTTGAAATTGTGAAGTTAGAATATAAGAGGTCCGTTGATTGAAAGAGTTATAGTTAGTTAGTGGAGGTTGGTCTGTTAGAGACATTGGAAGAGGGAGACCAAAGACATAAGTTGCTGAAACCATGTGTTTCAATTACACATTGGAGCGCGAGAGCAGAAAGTGCACATGCAGAAATGCTGGCATCAACCACCAGCAGTAGCGCAAATGGTCGGGGAAAAGAAGCGAACATCCCAGATAAATGTCACATTTCAAAAGGAGATGAGACAATGGGTTCGGCGAATGCATGATATTAGGAAGCTATAGGAAAGGGATGATGATGAAGAGTAGGGTTGAACACAGAGGATACAATCTCAACCTCATGTAACCATTGGGCCAAACCCCGACACAATGTGAGATGACGGCTGAGAAGAGAATGCTCTAGCCGAGTTCTTTTTCCATTGTAATGGATTTGACAGTATGAGAATGTTCCTGAGACCTTATTAATTTTTTGTATGAAAACGCATCAAGCCATATTTTTATGGTTGTCAACACGAAGCATGAGGTCACAACTCACTACGGCGAAAAGTTATATGCCACATTCAAAATCATCCCAGGAAAGGCATGTGATTATGGACCTAGACCTTTTAAATACAAGCTGTTGGATGCTGATCTAATTCATGACACCGAGTGACTACCAACACTTTTGATTGAAGATGTGTCTAACACCGACATGACACCAAATCACCAATACATGTGATTACATTAATTATGTCATTTTCTCTAATTATTACTGATGTCAATGTGTCTGTGTCAATGCTTCATAACTAAACAAGAAGATAGTTTATGGGATTGCATTTCTATGATGTTGGTTATTATACTTAATTGTCAAGCTAGCTAGTGTGATTTAGCAAGTTTTTGTTTCTAAATAACCATGCATTTCCCTAAACATGAAAATAATAGTTTGATTTGCTCTGGTTTCAGATTTTGGCTGATGGAGAACTAAGCAAGAAGTTGACGATAAAAGCTGGCGCTTTTTCGACATCTGCCAAGGAGAAACTCGAGTATGCTGGCTGTTCACTCATCGTGCTTCCTGGCCGTAAGAAATGGGTTAAGCCATCGGTTGCCAAAAACCTCGCACGTGCCGAAGAATACTTTGCCAAGAAACGGGGTGGCGAAACTGCGTCTGAACCAGCCCCTGTTTGAATATAAAACACTTGTGCATCATCAGCAGCAGCAAAGTGGTTTCTTCTTTATGAATGATTCATTTCATTTAGTTATTATGTTAAGTTAATGTATTGAGGTTTTCTCTGGTTTTGGTTCTAAGAAGAATTTAACGTTGTATATCATATTTCATTATGTTCATCCATCAAAACATTTTGAAAAGTAAAAAtcttttaaaaaaattgattttgatatattTAACTATTCTCGAATAGAATTGATTATGTTTTTCAGAATTGATTTTATTTAAGTTAAGATCCGTAGTTTGAATCTATATATGATTTTTATACTTCATTTTTacaaataaaaatcaattttCTACATTGCAAAATCAGACATatttgatgaagatgatgatttTGCATTGTTGAAAATAGAGTCTTCCCAATCTTAATTGGACGGTGAAGGTTGGTTTGACTACATAGATTCTTATTCTATATTGGTGATACATGATAAACTCATaggaattttgaatttttttaataaaagaATAAAGAAATAAACTTTATTAATTATTTAGGTTTTTAAATGGACAATGAATTGGAAAATGCGGACACGTATAATTGAGGATATGGTTGCACTTCTTTATTTAGTGATGGAAATATAGTTTGTGCCCCATTTATTGGGAAGCTTAGATGCAAGAAAAGATCCTTGTCTCATAGTTTTTCAATAATTATATCATGCTTCATCATGTCCTTACTTTTTCTAATTTAAATAATGGTGATTCTAATAAGTCTCTTTTTATAATTTAAAAAGTGTATTTATTAAACTTTTTTATTTTAAACGTGACAATGTTAATTTATTTCAACTGATctcttttttattatttattctcTTTTTTAATATTGAAAAGTTTGATTCAACAAAATGATATTTAGGATTAATTTATTTTATCTTTAAAACAAATTATCtgtatttttaaaaataattgttataaaaatgtttttaaaaatattaaataaataattttataaattaaaatattaattttgatattcaataatataaatatatattactAAAGATTAAAATATAGTTGATATTTTTTAAATGTATCTatcaaaaatgatttttataaaaaactattttaaaatagcttcaaatgtgatttttttttaaattttaacatccaaaaaagtcataataaaaaaataaaatatttaaattaatattttaacaataattatttaaataaataaatcaataccaaaaataaataaaaaatcaacGATAAAAAGAAATCACACTAGAGTTTATGCATATACGTTAATTTAGCCCAAAAAATAATCATTTGACACAATCCCCCAAAATGTGTACATTGATAATCAAATTTTTAACACATTCATCGTTCAAATAAATTTAAGAGATATTTCTTTTCTACTTTTACAATCACATCACACTTAAAAAAATATAAGGATGTCAGATAAGTAATTATAAGGATTACATCAAGTAAGTATATCTGAAATGATATTTTAACATCTAATTTTTATTTCGTTGACCATTAATATAATTAACAGtgaaatattataataatatattttattaattaattttaattcattattaaaaaatatttttaagatgtttattaatcaatttaatcattttattaattaattttttttcattttattaatCTACTTTATTTTACTATTTATGACACtgtttataaaaaataattttttattttaaaaaaatactatttatcatataaaaacgattttatatatatatatatatatatatatatatatatatttgttgtaAAAAAATAATATCAAGATAACATTGCGTATGTAATAGAATCGCAAAATGATAAAATATTCTAAATGAATTTGAGAGGGAAAACGAGGGTTAGAAATGATTTTAGTCGAATTGGTTTGTTTATAAATAATCTTGAAAGCCCTTTAGATAGTGAAAAAGATCTCTCTTATCAATTTTGTTGAGTTTTGATAAAGacaaaattattttaaaaaaatataaaaaaaaagttGAAGACAATGAATAAAACATCAAAAACAAGGTTTTGGGTTCATAGAAGTTTTTTGGAAGGACATTTAGAGAGCCGTCGAAGATGAGCTTTATAGAGCCATGGACATTTAGAGAAAATCTTTCTATGATTCCAATGTTTAGAAACTCCATATTCAAACCACAGAACTGCATTCTAAGTAGTGCAGCCATGTCCCCTAGGGACAACTATGCATCTCTGCTGCAAGAGAACCCAGAACTGAAGCTGACAAGGTGACAATTCTGTCTCTATCAAAAAAGGTGTAATTGGTTAACATTTTTTGTAATTTCTTGTATTCAAGGTGTCTTGTTTTTCCCTGTTCAATTGATGCTATTGCTGATGCAAGTTTTGTTCCAAACTTTGCTGACTATGGCATAATACGTGATGATAGCTGTAAATTCCATCCTAACAAAGATCTATAAATCTAGCTACTTGAAATTGAAAAGCATGGTGCTTGACAGTTGTTTTCTTAAAAacattttctttccttttcaaTATGCTGTCGTGTTTACATCATTTGGTTGACTTTGTTGCTAGACAAATTTACGCAATCATCTCAAAGTGGAAGACttttcatattttaaatttgTATGAAATGGTCAACATATCAATTTGATTTGGATTATAATTCCCTCTAAGATATGCACTTGATGTTTGTAAATACTTGCATCCAACTCCATGATGATTTTGTAAACCTAACCACAAACAGCATGGATTGGGCATTAGTTATGCTTCTCCATTAGCATTCATTTTGGATCTATTTTATCATTTTAGCTTATGTTTGTTTGCattgaaaaaattgatttttaaatgaaTTGATTTTGTAAAATTAATTATTGTTAAAAAAGAAAAGTGATTTATATTTAGATAACTTTATATAAGATTGAGTTGTACATAAATTTTAATGTATAAATCATGTTTAAATTTAAAAGttataaatttcatttttaagGAGAATCAATTCGAAAGTATAgtcaattttatttttaaaaaaacaaaCACCTCAAAATCATTATGGTTTGAGCCGATCAATGGCCAATAAGGGAGACTTAACTATTATATCTGGTCTGAATATGTATCTTTGAATATTATTTGAGGTGTATCCGAAGATACATCTCCGTAACAACCTGTATTCATTTATGGTGTTTTTATTCATTGAACTTTTTTATTTAACGACTCAGTGATGTTtccaaagatgcatctccggaaatGTCAAACGAGATATTGAATAAAACATCACTTTGCATATGATTCTTCTTCATGATCAAAGTCTACTTCACACTCAAAATTCTTTAAAAAAAAGTCTTTAACACCAAAACATCATTTTTATATTTTATCACATCAAAtgaagcaaaaaaaaaaaatttaaggtaaaattcattcatttcatccttTATTCATTGCATTAATCTGCTTTTGAGCTGGAAAAGAAACGTTGTGTTAGAATATGCATTTTCGGACAAAGTTTGGTGTGTTAtgaagatgcatctctggaattGCCTGATACTTTGAGTTTTGAATATGTTTTTCTAATATAATTGATGTTAGATATGGTGCACACATATATGTTTCTCAAAGCTATTGTGAGGATGAATGTTAAATTGAACAAAGTGAAGGATGATGTTAAATCGGGTGCTAGACTAGTTGTTGTAAAGGTAAATGTGTGCGAACAATTTACATATAAACAAAAGTTTATTGTTTGTGAACATATGCTACAATAGGTCTGCATGGAGGCCTTGAAATTGGAGTTTGGTGTTGCAATTGAAAGATCTGACAATGGTTCTGATAGAAGACAAGCAGTTATAACAATGGGATGCGAAAGAAGTGCCACATACCAACCAACAATTAGGAAGTTGTAACGTGATGACATCAAATCGAGAAAATGTGAGTGTCCTTTAAATTGTGCGGATACCGTAACTCGAATAATACATGGAAATTTAATATCGTTTCTGGTATGCATAATCGTGCTTTCAGTGACAAGCTAGCCAATCATCCCATTGAATGTCGCCTTATTATTGAGGAGAATGAAATTGTTTCGGATATGACATTAAACATGGTGGCGCCGAAAAACATAATTTCAACATTGAAATGGAAAAGACCTCAAATGTTTCAAATATCAAACAAGTATACATTGTGCCTGCTTGAACAACAAGCCAATTAGAGGTCCAAGATCTGAAATGCAACAATTGTTGAAGCGTTTGGAGGATAACCATTATGTTTCTAGGTACAAAGTTTTCAAGGATAAAGTCACACTTCgagatatattttggactcatTCTGATTCCATCAAGTTGTTCGAAACATTTTCGACTGTGCTCATGATTGATTCAACATACAAATAAACAAGTATAGACTTCCAATCCTGGAAAGTATTGGTGTTACTTCACGGAGAAGCATTTCCAGTCTATTTTACATTTTTGGAACCCAAAAAAGAGGACAATGTTACACGGGCTTTGGAAATGTGAGAGACTGCGTTGAAGGATCACAAAAACATGCCAAACGTTATTGTCATCGATCACGACATCGCAATGATGATTTCGGTT is a window of Lathyrus oleraceus cultivar Zhongwan6 chromosome 6, CAAS_Psat_ZW6_1.0, whole genome shotgun sequence DNA encoding:
- the LOC127090956 gene encoding large ribosomal subunit protein uL15c gives rise to the protein MSAASLIPVSSLPSLASPFKGNVKTLVAKPCLCPCLKIQRTKLRVSVVNKAASAYNVKSSGENVRFRLDNLGPQPGSRKRPKRKGRGIAAGQGASCGFGMRGQKSRSGPGIMRGFEGGQMPLYRRLPKLRGIAGGMHAGLPKYVNVNLTDIENAGFQDGEEVSLETLKAKRVINPSGRERKLPLKILADGELSKKLTIKAGAFSTSAKEKLEYAGCSLIVLPGRKKWVKPSVAKNLARAEEYFAKKRGGETASEPAPV